Proteins found in one Streptomyces sp. CB09001 genomic segment:
- a CDS encoding VOC family protein, protein MDISLSQCFIAVDDHDRALAFYRDVLGLEVRGDVGYEGMRWVTLGSPAQPDVDIVLEPPLADPNASAADRQAMADLLAKGHLRGVILTTDDVDAAFEHVRAAGAEVLQEPVDQPYGVRDCAFRDPAGNMVRLHRPRKD, encoded by the coding sequence ACATCAGCCTCTCGCAGTGCTTCATAGCCGTCGACGACCACGACAGGGCGCTCGCCTTCTACCGGGACGTGCTCGGCCTGGAGGTCCGGGGCGACGTCGGGTACGAGGGAATGCGCTGGGTGACCCTCGGCTCCCCGGCGCAGCCCGACGTGGACATCGTTCTCGAACCCCCGCTCGCGGACCCCAACGCCTCGGCCGCCGACAGGCAGGCGATGGCCGACCTGCTGGCCAAGGGCCACCTGCGCGGCGTCATCCTCACCACCGACGACGTCGACGCCGCCTTCGAACACGTCCGCGCCGCAGGCGCCGAGGTCCTCCAGGAACCGGTCGACCAGCCCTACGGCGTCCGCGACTGCGCCTTCCGTGACCCGGCCGGCAACATGGTGCGCCTCCACCGCCCGCGCAAGGACTGA
- a CDS encoding MBL fold metallo-hydrolase has product MTQQHRSTTSTPASAEAAAEAAAHPPLAAPRPPAEHRVWPRTFHDRLTAPLPGLKAFARFAREGAVRPGPAGLADIPRLPCAPGPLPRVDARTVAVTWAGHASWVVRIGGLTVLTDPVWSRRILGTPPRVTPVGVPWSALPRVDAVVISHNHYDHLDAPTLRRLPRDTPVLVPAGLGRWFHRRRFTRVTELDWWEATELNGVRFDFVPAHHWSKRTLTDTCRTLWGGWVLTDPDGRRVYFAGDTGYGHWFGRIGRRYPGIDLALLPIGAYDPRWWLSDVHCDPEEAVRAAQDVGARHMAPMHWGTFVLSAEPVLEPLTRVRTAWQRAGLPRDHLWDLPIGASRVLE; this is encoded by the coding sequence ATGACGCAGCAGCACCGGTCGACCACGAGCACCCCCGCCTCCGCCGAGGCCGCCGCCGAGGCCGCCGCACACCCGCCGCTCGCCGCACCCCGGCCGCCGGCCGAGCACCGGGTGTGGCCGCGGACCTTCCACGACCGGCTGACCGCACCGCTGCCCGGTCTGAAGGCCTTCGCCAGATTCGCCCGCGAGGGCGCGGTCAGACCCGGCCCGGCCGGACTCGCCGACATCCCCCGGCTGCCCTGCGCCCCCGGCCCGCTGCCCCGGGTGGACGCGCGCACCGTCGCCGTCACCTGGGCCGGACACGCCAGCTGGGTGGTGCGGATCGGCGGCCTCACCGTGCTCACGGACCCGGTCTGGTCCCGCCGGATCCTCGGCACCCCGCCCCGGGTCACCCCCGTCGGCGTCCCCTGGAGCGCCCTGCCGCGCGTCGACGCCGTCGTCATCAGCCACAACCACTACGACCACCTGGACGCCCCCACCCTGCGCCGGCTCCCGCGCGACACACCCGTGCTGGTGCCCGCCGGTCTGGGCCGCTGGTTCCACCGCCGCCGCTTCACCCGGGTCACCGAGCTGGACTGGTGGGAGGCGACCGAGCTGAACGGGGTCCGATTCGACTTCGTCCCGGCCCACCACTGGTCCAAGCGGACCCTCACCGACACCTGCCGCACCCTGTGGGGCGGCTGGGTGCTCACCGACCCCGACGGCCGGCGCGTCTACTTCGCCGGCGACACGGGATACGGCCACTGGTTCGGCCGCATCGGCCGCCGCTACCCCGGCATCGACCTCGCCCTGCTGCCCATCGGCGCCTACGACCCCCGCTGGTGGCTCAGCGACGTGCACTGCGACCCGGAGGAGGCGGTACGGGCCGCCCAGGACGTCGGCGCGCGCCACATGGCGCCGATGCACTGGGGCACGTTCGTCCTGTCCGCGGAACCGGTACTGGAACCCCTCACCCGCGTACGCACCGCCTGGCAGCGGGCGGGCCTGCCCAGGGACCATCTGTGGGACCTGCCGATCGGCGCCTCCCGCGTGCTGGAGTGA
- a CDS encoding RNA polymerase sigma factor SigF, with product MPIHASVKHPHDDAPDTADAFRRLATLPDGPEHDALRDRIVEAWLPMAERLAGRFRSRGESYEDLRQVAALGLVKAVDRYDPERGNAFESYAVPTITGEIKRHFRDHMWTLHVPRRVQELRNRVRFAGQDLSQTIPGRRPTVAEIAEHADLSEEDVRIGLEALESFTALSLDAELPGSEDGYSLGDALGAPDPALDTVVDREAVKGRLAALPPRERAILYMRFFDDMTQSRIAEQLGISQMHVSRLITRCCDRVREQVLRDPGPQV from the coding sequence ATGCCGATACACGCCAGTGTGAAGCACCCGCACGACGACGCCCCCGACACCGCCGACGCCTTCCGTCGGCTCGCCACCCTTCCCGACGGTCCCGAGCACGACGCGCTGCGCGACCGGATCGTCGAGGCCTGGCTGCCCATGGCCGAACGGCTGGCGGGACGATTCCGCAGCCGCGGCGAGAGCTACGAGGACCTGCGCCAGGTCGCGGCCCTCGGCCTGGTCAAGGCCGTCGACCGGTACGACCCCGAGCGCGGCAACGCCTTCGAGAGCTACGCCGTACCGACCATCACCGGCGAGATCAAGCGCCACTTCCGCGACCACATGTGGACCCTGCACGTGCCGCGCCGGGTCCAGGAACTGCGCAACCGCGTGCGCTTCGCCGGCCAGGACCTGTCCCAGACCATCCCGGGCCGCAGGCCCACCGTCGCCGAGATCGCCGAGCACGCCGACCTGAGCGAGGAGGACGTGCGGATCGGACTCGAGGCACTGGAGAGCTTCACCGCCCTGTCCCTGGACGCCGAACTCCCCGGCAGCGAGGACGGCTACTCGCTGGGCGACGCGCTCGGGGCCCCCGACCCGGCCCTCGACACGGTCGTCGACCGCGAGGCGGTCAAGGGCCGGCTGGCCGCACTGCCCCCGCGCGAGCGCGCCATCCTGTACATGCGCTTCTTCGACGACATGACCCAGAGCCGTATCGCCGAACAGCTCGGCATCTCCCAGATGCACGTCTCCCGCCTGATCACCCGCTGCTGCGACCGGGTGCGGGAGCAGGTCCTGCGGGACCCGGGTCCGCAGGTGTGA
- a CDS encoding aminotransferase class I/II-fold pyridoxal phosphate-dependent enzyme — protein sequence MRRTDPEDLATEPAGHDPTRHDLTGHDPTSRPGAGPGAVGHGPVRYGPHFPDDGLPVLPELSAVLAAAAGRARGEPAGGAPALLDAASGYWDRRGLTTDPGHLAAAPGAGALLLALTAALGGDVLVPRPCAAWWAPYARLLGRPVFHVPTPAESGGVPDPYALLETVRRVRAEGGDPRLLVLSVADDPTGTVAPPELLHETVEAATGEGLHLVSDETWRDTLHDPHATVLLSPAEMLPERVTVVTDLAGALLPPAWPAAVARFPASAAGNGLHARVLDVLTALGARVAAPVAAAAGYALGEPEPVTARRAAAVRLHARVAAAAHAAVVASGATARPPQAGRHLYADLGPLRDALGAEGVGDAQELEDFLTARLGMPAPGGHRFGDDLPALRVRLATGPLLDAGSDERRAECLLSPDPLELPHVQRALTALKSVFDGLRDAQRWEPPR from the coding sequence ATGCGGCGCACGGACCCCGAGGACCTGGCCACGGAACCGGCGGGCCACGACCCCACACGCCACGACCTCACAGGCCACGACCCCACAAGCCGCCCCGGCGCGGGTCCCGGTGCCGTGGGCCACGGACCCGTGCGCTACGGCCCGCACTTCCCCGACGACGGGCTGCCGGTGCTGCCCGAGCTGTCCGCCGTGCTCGCCGCCGCCGCGGGCCGCGCGCGCGGTGAACCGGCGGGCGGCGCCCCCGCCCTCCTGGACGCCGCGAGCGGCTACTGGGACCGGCGCGGCCTGACCACCGACCCCGGGCACCTCGCCGCCGCCCCCGGCGCGGGCGCCCTGCTGCTCGCGCTGACCGCCGCGCTGGGCGGCGACGTCCTGGTGCCCCGCCCCTGCGCCGCCTGGTGGGCGCCGTACGCACGACTGCTGGGCCGACCCGTCTTCCACGTGCCGACGCCCGCCGAGTCCGGCGGCGTACCCGACCCGTACGCCCTGCTGGAGACCGTCCGCCGGGTCCGCGCGGAGGGCGGCGACCCCCGCCTGCTGGTGCTGTCCGTCGCCGACGACCCCACCGGCACCGTCGCGCCGCCCGAGTTGCTGCACGAGACCGTCGAGGCCGCCACCGGCGAGGGACTGCACCTGGTCAGCGACGAGACCTGGCGCGACACCCTGCACGACCCGCACGCCACCGTGCTCCTCAGCCCCGCCGAGATGCTGCCCGAGCGGGTCACCGTCGTCACCGACCTGGCCGGTGCGCTGCTCCCGCCGGCCTGGCCGGCCGCCGTGGCCCGCTTCCCCGCCTCCGCCGCCGGGAACGGCCTGCACGCGCGCGTGCTGGACGTACTCACCGCGCTGGGCGCCCGGGTCGCCGCCCCCGTCGCCGCCGCGGCCGGGTACGCGCTCGGCGAACCCGAGCCGGTCACCGCACGGCGGGCGGCCGCCGTACGCCTGCACGCGCGCGTGGCCGCCGCCGCGCACGCGGCCGTCGTCGCCTCGGGCGCCACCGCCCGCCCCCCGCAGGCAGGGCGCCACCTCTACGCCGACCTCGGCCCGCTGCGCGACGCGCTCGGCGCCGAGGGTGTCGGCGACGCGCAGGAACTGGAGGACTTCCTCACCGCCCGGCTCGGCATGCCCGCCCCCGGCGGCCACCGCTTCGGCGACGATCTGCCCGCCCTGCGCGTCCGGCTCGCCACCGGCCCCCTGCTGGACGCGGGCAGCGACGAGCGGCGGGCCGAATGCCTCCTGTCCCCGGACCCGTTGGAACTGCCGCACGTGCAACGCGCGTTGACCGCTCTGAAGTCGGTCTTCGACGGTCTCCGCGACGCTCAGCGATGGGAGCCCCCTCGATGA